In Xylanibacter ruminicola 23, a single genomic region encodes these proteins:
- a CDS encoding C13 family peptidase gives MRSKMEEGRWKMADGRWMMWLCAIALFTIHCSLFTSCKTEDDTIVYKDTRRWVEKTVAVVAPLSDPIMKARLERTAEWMLSSLHNAQLHDTLCVDLKLEWYDENGNDLKSLGERLANRDDLLAVIGPFDNDHADVVALYCQQKSKPLILPTASSESLIRRYAITSTGDGQQPFLWSLTETDISLSEVMLSRHAQMIRHNEWSGEIADSAGLFTPDNIYGQTFFEWAPFQATEMGIGFRRIEQYSDSETLYQKLRTFYGSISTIDVNLVMPAFVVIDRLEQLAEISKIRYQWWGTDIYEYIKECQLNGASTTAELYDYMHSYQMLTSAWSPTFFVMPNLTDEAIEALGTIDAVICDQYEGFSPYADPMTGFEMSYEGRYGTKPTFAECKFYDALLLSAFAASYLEHHPEVDNLNAAVAKITTTDNILSGHAWSESGMELYLSALEQGQLIGFKGASGPVQFDSECFTAALNTTYVHWVIWQGHVQHQGYYSRSGGVQTAQTLASWNWLVQNAEENFDEQYSSTTAAVTYPALTDQYAVLVQGSNGWKNYRHEADVLNIYQMLKAGGYDDDHIILVSADECADAPENSDKGAVRTDPDGRNLREGAVIDYRNADLTPQDICNILKGVKTDKTPVVLPADAGQNVLLFWSGHGHRSYINGINEMVWRDEMAGNGMTDDLLAETLRTMSDLKQFRQMLVCLEPCFSSNMGKALEGIPGVLAICSAGPYEQSFADSWSNELGVWMCDRFSRNLVGHAASHPNGTYRDLYLYCAQHTLGSHVSIYNYTNFGNLYTTGPKDFFVKK, from the coding sequence ATGAGAAGTAAGATGGAAGAAGGAAGATGGAAGATGGCTGATGGAAGATGGATGATGTGGCTGTGCGCCATAGCACTATTCACTATTCACTGTTCACTATTCACTTCGTGTAAGACGGAGGATGATACCATCGTCTATAAGGACACGCGCCGCTGGGTGGAGAAGACCGTGGCCGTGGTGGCGCCGCTGAGCGATCCCATCATGAAGGCCCGCCTGGAGCGCACGGCCGAGTGGATGCTCAGTAGCCTGCACAACGCCCAGCTGCACGACACGCTCTGTGTCGACCTGAAGCTGGAATGGTACGACGAAAACGGCAATGACCTGAAATCGCTGGGTGAGCGACTGGCCAACCGCGACGACCTGCTGGCCGTCATCGGTCCTTTCGACAACGACCATGCTGACGTTGTGGCCCTCTACTGCCAGCAGAAGAGCAAGCCGCTGATCCTGCCCACCGCCTCCAGCGAGAGCCTGATCCGCCGCTATGCCATCACCAGCACTGGCGACGGGCAGCAGCCTTTCCTATGGTCGCTCACCGAAACCGACATCTCGCTCTCGGAGGTGATGCTGAGCCGTCATGCACAGATGATTCGGCATAATGAGTGGTCTGGTGAGATTGCCGATAGTGCCGGACTGTTTACGCCAGACAATATATATGGTCAGACCTTCTTTGAGTGGGCGCCTTTCCAGGCCACGGAGATGGGCATTGGTTTCCGCAGGATTGAGCAGTACTCCGATTCGGAGACGCTTTACCAGAAGCTGAGAACATTCTACGGAAGCATCAGTACCATCGATGTCAACCTTGTGATGCCTGCCTTTGTGGTAATTGATCGTCTCGAGCAGCTGGCAGAGATCAGCAAGATACGCTATCAATGGTGGGGCACCGATATCTATGAGTATATAAAGGAGTGTCAATTAAATGGCGCAAGTACTACGGCCGAGTTGTATGATTACATGCATTCTTATCAGATGTTAACCAGTGCCTGGTCGCCCACATTCTTTGTGATGCCCAACCTCACCGACGAGGCGATAGAGGCACTCGGCACTATCGATGCCGTGATTTGCGATCAGTATGAGGGCTTCTCGCCTTATGCCGACCCCATGACGGGCTTCGAGATGAGCTACGAGGGGCGCTACGGCACCAAGCCCACCTTCGCCGAGTGTAAGTTCTACGATGCTCTGTTGCTCTCTGCCTTCGCCGCTTCCTATCTGGAACATCACCCGGAAGTTGACAATCTCAACGCCGCCGTGGCCAAGATCACCACCACCGACAATATCCTTTCGGGCCATGCCTGGAGCGAGTCGGGCATGGAGCTCTACCTCTCTGCTTTAGAGCAGGGGCAGCTCATCGGATTCAAAGGCGCCTCAGGGCCCGTGCAGTTCGACAGCGAGTGCTTTACGGCTGCGCTCAACACCACCTACGTCCATTGGGTGATCTGGCAGGGCCATGTGCAGCATCAGGGCTACTATAGTCGCTCGGGCGGTGTCCAGACGGCCCAAACCCTTGCCTCGTGGAACTGGCTGGTACAGAATGCCGAGGAGAATTTCGACGAGCAATATAGCAGCACCACAGCAGCCGTCACCTATCCCGCCCTCACCGACCAGTATGCCGTGCTGGTGCAGGGCAGCAACGGCTGGAAGAACTACCGCCACGAGGCCGACGTGCTGAACATCTACCAGATGCTGAAGGCCGGTGGCTACGACGATGACCATATCATCCTCGTCAGTGCCGACGAATGCGCCGATGCACCGGAGAACAGCGACAAGGGTGCCGTGCGTACCGACCCTGATGGCAGGAACCTGCGCGAGGGTGCCGTCATCGACTACCGGAATGCCGACCTCACGCCGCAGGACATCTGTAATATCCTGAAGGGTGTGAAGACCGATAAGACGCCAGTCGTGCTGCCTGCCGATGCAGGGCAGAACGTGCTGCTGTTCTGGAGCGGCCATGGGCACCGAAGTTATATTAACGGTATCAACGAGATGGTGTGGCGCGACGAGATGGCAGGCAACGGCATGACCGACGACCTGCTGGCAGAGACCCTTCGCACGATGAGCGACCTGAAGCAGTTCCGTCAGATGCTCGTCTGCCTGGAGCCCTGTTTCTCTTCCAATATGGGCAAGGCCCTTGAGGGTATCCCCGGTGTGCTGGCCATCTGCTCGGCAGGACCTTACGAACAGTCGTTTGCCGACTCGTGGAGCAACGAACTGGGCGTGTGGATGTGCGACCGCTTCAGCCGCAACTTGGTGGGCCACGCTGCCAGCCATCCCAACGGCACCTACCGCGATCTCTACCTCTACTGCGCCCAGCACACGCTTGGCTCGCATGTAAGTATCTACAATTACACTAACTTCGGCAACCTGTACACCACAGGCCCGAAAGACTTCTTCGTCAAGAAATAA